The following are encoded together in the Salvia hispanica cultivar TCC Black 2014 chromosome 6, UniMelb_Shisp_WGS_1.0, whole genome shotgun sequence genome:
- the LOC125194107 gene encoding uncharacterized protein LOC125194107 isoform X1, translating into MANGDNGRCVFPLTGLQIGDLQSYLSHLSLFMASDSGKFYILVDNRPWLKDLVSRPTHLWQLMVTKSRLSPFANTKRGKDRKLLRQLSELETSPSLNTSKLRNFKQWISLIDAVTLSRKRALLPVKKLRNSLIANSKLHRTLYGFIVFEVAWRDVRGINYLNELQTDTSLAMEAKVMRRWEFDSVAQAANSISSWFPGTLDERILLEEHLDATIGEVFHDAQESFPRSDRKADIAGDCTNVKTESPCSSSSSFSMYTVMGQNLTQRLHTPPPDGFPYKRRKLTSPIHFDLGSPSEEADVENVDILSHTPDTSECEDTLQCSMYRDVLILFRFDDRDLPYKLMYIVMSDLRLLTLLEAGLPSWVIFLQSYPVFCHLYRPWMCPLARACYVLISIITVLIGFYDLYKNVPLLKATASRLFGPLFDWIESLEMISRIKYLGTMLFLHNFQKAIKWFLSATRTIRSFFTLVIEPMAGPFAEFLEFLLPLWSVFGEVAENLFSVMWMVTESCFAMVGDLIEILVLPLWFILSLGWNIAISVICPIFWILFEFLYAPIRLVLGFCSLVAYLCTLVYEMVGDLLLFAGSLVSFTRDVESTVSSYEVSIWRSLWNDLFSQIFRALRSILNGFVAFFMACNRHRLSTYNHMKELYHRLSRRPRRASAQKVDQDTHTSATRLSPRVGKSPISSSSPGMVR; encoded by the exons ATGGCGAATGGAGACAATGGCCGTTGCGTGTTCCCGTTAACAGGCTTACAAATTGG GGATTTGCAGTCCTATCTTTCACATCTGAGCCTATTTATGGCCTCTGACAGTGGGAAGTTCTACATCTTGGTGGATAACCGGCCATGGTTGAAGGATCTTGTGTCACGACCCACACATTTGTGGCAGTTGATGGTCACTAAG TCCAGGTTGTCTCCCTTTGCAAACACGAAGAGGGGGAAGGATAGGAAGTTGTTGAGACAACTTTCGGAATTAGAGACTTCTCCCTCACTAAACACAAGTAAGTTGAGGAACTTCAAGCAGTGGATCTCGTTGATTGATGCAGTGACCTTGTCCCGGAAGAGGGCTTTGTTACCTGTCAAGAAGCTTAGGAATTCTTTGATTGCAAACAGCAAGTTGCATAGAACCTTGTATGGCTTCATTGTCTTTGAAGTTGCATGGAGGGATGTACGTGGTATTAACTATTTGAATGAGCTTCAG ACTGATACCTCGCTTGCAATGGAGGCTAAAGTCATGAGAAGGTGGGAATTCGATAGCGTAGCCCAAGCCGCTAACTCGATTTCTTCATGGTTCCCTGGTACCCTCGATGAACGGATCCTTTTGGAAGAGCATTTGGATGCTACAATAG GGGAGGTGTTCCATGACGCACAAGAAAGTTTCCCAAGGAGTGACAGGAAGGCAGATATTGCAGGTGATTGCACCAATGTTAAAACTGAATCCCCATGCTCTTCAAGTAGTAGTTTCAGCATGTATACTGTAATGGGGCAAAACTTGACTCAGAGACTCCACACACCTCCTCCTGATGGGTTTCCTTACAAAAGGCGGAAACTTACGAGTCCTATACACTTCGATCTTGGTTCACCTTCTGAAGAAGCTGACGTGGAAAATGTTGATATATTGTCTCACACGCCAGATACAAGCGAATGTGAAGACACACTCCAGTGTTCCATGTACCGTGATGTTCTGATTTTGTTTCGGTTTGATGATCGCGACCTTCCTTACAAATTAATGTACATAGTTATGTCTGATCTGCGGTTACTCACTCTACTTGAAGCTGGGCTTCCATCATGGGTTATTTTCCTTCAATCCTATCCAGTATTCTGCCATCTCTATCGTCCCTGGATGTGTCCGTTGGCCAGGGCTTGCTATGTGCTTATATCGATCATCACTGTCCTCATTGGGTTTTATGACTTGTATAAAAATGTACCACTCCTTAAGGCCACAGCATCTAGGTTGTTCGGGCCCCTGTTCGACTGGATAGAATCGTTGGAAATGATTTCAAGAATCAAGTATTTAGGGACCATGTTATTCcttcataattttcaaaaggCGATTAAGTGGTTTCTTTCTGCAACGAGAACCATTCGTTCATTTTTTACATTAGTTATAGAGCCAATGGCTGGACCATTTGCTGAGTTTCTGGAATTCTTACTTCCTCTTTGGAGTGTGTTCGGAGAAGTTGCTGAGAATCTGTTTTCAGTCATGTGGATGGTGACTGAGTCTTGTTTCGCAATGGTAGGAGACCTAATAGAGATTTTAGTGCTGCCATTGTGGTTTATCTTGTCTCTTGGATGGAATATTG CAATATCGGTTATATGTCCCATATTCTGGATACTGTTTGAGTTCCTTTATGCTCCAATTCGACTCGTCCTAGGATTCTGTAGCCTCGTGGCATACTTATGCACACTTGTTTATGAAATGGTTGGAGATTTATTGCTGTTCGCTGGCAGCCTAGTTAGTTTTACCAGGGATGTCGAATCAACAGTGAGCTCGTATGAGGTTTCAATCTGGCGCTCTCTGTGGAACGACCTTTTCTCTCAG ATTTTCCGTGCTCTCCGAAGTATCCTGAACGGTTTTGTGGCTTTCTTCATGGCATGCAATAGACACCGGCTGAG CACGTATAATCATATGAAGGAGTTATACCACAGATTGTCTCGTAGACCCAGGAGAGCGAGTGCTCAAAAAGTCGATCAAGATACACATACTTCTGCAACACGTTTATCT CCAAGAGTTGGGAAGAGTCCCATCAGCAGTTCAAGCCCAGGAATGGTTAGATGA
- the LOC125194107 gene encoding uncharacterized protein LOC125194107 isoform X2 — MANGDNGRCVFPLTGLQIGGKFYILVDNRPWLKDLVSRPTHLWQLMVTKSRLSPFANTKRGKDRKLLRQLSELETSPSLNTSKLRNFKQWISLIDAVTLSRKRALLPVKKLRNSLIANSKLHRTLYGFIVFEVAWRDVRGINYLNELQTDTSLAMEAKVMRRWEFDSVAQAANSISSWFPGTLDERILLEEHLDATIGEVFHDAQESFPRSDRKADIAGDCTNVKTESPCSSSSSFSMYTVMGQNLTQRLHTPPPDGFPYKRRKLTSPIHFDLGSPSEEADVENVDILSHTPDTSECEDTLQCSMYRDVLILFRFDDRDLPYKLMYIVMSDLRLLTLLEAGLPSWVIFLQSYPVFCHLYRPWMCPLARACYVLISIITVLIGFYDLYKNVPLLKATASRLFGPLFDWIESLEMISRIKYLGTMLFLHNFQKAIKWFLSATRTIRSFFTLVIEPMAGPFAEFLEFLLPLWSVFGEVAENLFSVMWMVTESCFAMVGDLIEILVLPLWFILSLGWNIAISVICPIFWILFEFLYAPIRLVLGFCSLVAYLCTLVYEMVGDLLLFAGSLVSFTRDVESTVSSYEVSIWRSLWNDLFSQIFRALRSILNGFVAFFMACNRHRLSTYNHMKELYHRLSRRPRRASAQKVDQDTHTSATRLSPRVGKSPISSSSPGMVR; from the exons ATGGCGAATGGAGACAATGGCCGTTGCGTGTTCCCGTTAACAGGCTTACAAATTGG TGGGAAGTTCTACATCTTGGTGGATAACCGGCCATGGTTGAAGGATCTTGTGTCACGACCCACACATTTGTGGCAGTTGATGGTCACTAAG TCCAGGTTGTCTCCCTTTGCAAACACGAAGAGGGGGAAGGATAGGAAGTTGTTGAGACAACTTTCGGAATTAGAGACTTCTCCCTCACTAAACACAAGTAAGTTGAGGAACTTCAAGCAGTGGATCTCGTTGATTGATGCAGTGACCTTGTCCCGGAAGAGGGCTTTGTTACCTGTCAAGAAGCTTAGGAATTCTTTGATTGCAAACAGCAAGTTGCATAGAACCTTGTATGGCTTCATTGTCTTTGAAGTTGCATGGAGGGATGTACGTGGTATTAACTATTTGAATGAGCTTCAG ACTGATACCTCGCTTGCAATGGAGGCTAAAGTCATGAGAAGGTGGGAATTCGATAGCGTAGCCCAAGCCGCTAACTCGATTTCTTCATGGTTCCCTGGTACCCTCGATGAACGGATCCTTTTGGAAGAGCATTTGGATGCTACAATAG GGGAGGTGTTCCATGACGCACAAGAAAGTTTCCCAAGGAGTGACAGGAAGGCAGATATTGCAGGTGATTGCACCAATGTTAAAACTGAATCCCCATGCTCTTCAAGTAGTAGTTTCAGCATGTATACTGTAATGGGGCAAAACTTGACTCAGAGACTCCACACACCTCCTCCTGATGGGTTTCCTTACAAAAGGCGGAAACTTACGAGTCCTATACACTTCGATCTTGGTTCACCTTCTGAAGAAGCTGACGTGGAAAATGTTGATATATTGTCTCACACGCCAGATACAAGCGAATGTGAAGACACACTCCAGTGTTCCATGTACCGTGATGTTCTGATTTTGTTTCGGTTTGATGATCGCGACCTTCCTTACAAATTAATGTACATAGTTATGTCTGATCTGCGGTTACTCACTCTACTTGAAGCTGGGCTTCCATCATGGGTTATTTTCCTTCAATCCTATCCAGTATTCTGCCATCTCTATCGTCCCTGGATGTGTCCGTTGGCCAGGGCTTGCTATGTGCTTATATCGATCATCACTGTCCTCATTGGGTTTTATGACTTGTATAAAAATGTACCACTCCTTAAGGCCACAGCATCTAGGTTGTTCGGGCCCCTGTTCGACTGGATAGAATCGTTGGAAATGATTTCAAGAATCAAGTATTTAGGGACCATGTTATTCcttcataattttcaaaaggCGATTAAGTGGTTTCTTTCTGCAACGAGAACCATTCGTTCATTTTTTACATTAGTTATAGAGCCAATGGCTGGACCATTTGCTGAGTTTCTGGAATTCTTACTTCCTCTTTGGAGTGTGTTCGGAGAAGTTGCTGAGAATCTGTTTTCAGTCATGTGGATGGTGACTGAGTCTTGTTTCGCAATGGTAGGAGACCTAATAGAGATTTTAGTGCTGCCATTGTGGTTTATCTTGTCTCTTGGATGGAATATTG CAATATCGGTTATATGTCCCATATTCTGGATACTGTTTGAGTTCCTTTATGCTCCAATTCGACTCGTCCTAGGATTCTGTAGCCTCGTGGCATACTTATGCACACTTGTTTATGAAATGGTTGGAGATTTATTGCTGTTCGCTGGCAGCCTAGTTAGTTTTACCAGGGATGTCGAATCAACAGTGAGCTCGTATGAGGTTTCAATCTGGCGCTCTCTGTGGAACGACCTTTTCTCTCAG ATTTTCCGTGCTCTCCGAAGTATCCTGAACGGTTTTGTGGCTTTCTTCATGGCATGCAATAGACACCGGCTGAG CACGTATAATCATATGAAGGAGTTATACCACAGATTGTCTCGTAGACCCAGGAGAGCGAGTGCTCAAAAAGTCGATCAAGATACACATACTTCTGCAACACGTTTATCT CCAAGAGTTGGGAAGAGTCCCATCAGCAGTTCAAGCCCAGGAATGGTTAGATGA